A segment of the Lycium barbarum isolate Lr01 chromosome 7, ASM1917538v2, whole genome shotgun sequence genome:
cctttgtaagaaggttcccaggaaagattggagggtcacagctggaccacttaaataccaacctccttagacagaacctacttacgccgtgatgtaagcgaagaataaatagcacacacagatttatagtggttcaccctcaatgtgagagctacgtccacgttgctgctgcagatcttattaaagaagaaatattacaagtgttacaacactcaacctcacaaatgAATCTCTCTCTAACTCTTCTCTACTTGAGTTCTTGAGTTATTTTTGGCGATATTTTCCAAATGAAGCTTAGAACTCTATTTATAAGCTTTAGAAAAATGCGTGAACAGTAACACCGCGTGTTTTTTACGCGTGAACAGTACCAGGAGTATTTACTATTCAACTCTGGTGGGCCCCACATGTCGGAGGGACCTACTCAACACCTACCCCACCTCCCAACCCGTACTCCCCACCATCCAAAGTTTCACTCCTTGTTCAAAAACTTGATAGTGGTTTTGCTTTGAGTCTTTCCAACTTGtgtaccaaacacaagaaaatgagtAGAAAAACCACTTATTTTCTGAAAAACTTGGAAAAGATTTaccttcgtaccaaacacaccctaaatccATGTTAACAATGCTTATCTATGCCACTATTTTGACAAAAAGAGACTTTAGACTTACAGTAGTATATAATGCTATCCATGAGCGGAATATAGCTGCGACATTTGAATACTTGAGGCATCCTGGAAAGGAAGTGTAGAGGAGACATGCCCTCTTCGTTGTTATGGTTGACAAGTGACGGATAGTAATGTATTATATGAAAAGCCAGCTCTGTTAAAAAGAGAAGTTGTTAATACTACTATCCTGTTCTACAAGAAAGaagaaattataaatatatacagtTAGACCTGAAATTATAAACATATACAGTTAGACGTATCTATCACAATATTTTACTATAACATTCGTGTTTTTTTGGAGCCGATCTCTTAtctatgttatattatatgttctctataacagcattttgCTATAACAACCCAAAAATATCCAGACAAACAACGTCGTTATAAAGAGGTTTGATTGTATATAATCGAAATGTCTGATAATTAATAAGAAAATATTTTGAGGGGATTGGCTCTTACCAAAATACTCCCCAGAGATGGCGGCGTGTAGCGTACTAACCCCATCATTCTTTCTACAAAGTTCAATTGGACCTTCTTCTTTTTCATCTTGAACATACTTCTGTAGGTAGAGAAAAACTTTTAGCTTGTCTTGATAAGCAGCTATGAATAAGGGGGTTTCCCCTTTTGAATTGGTCTCCCTGATGAGAGAAGGGTCTTCTGGGTTTACCAAACACTCAATAATCGAGACAATTCCGAGTTCTGCTGCAAGGTGAAGAGGTGTGTTCCCTTCTTCATTCTTCTGTTTTAAGATACCTAGTCGATTTTCCATTGGTATGGTGGCAACCATTTCCTTAATACAATTAAGATGAGGATGATGTAAAGAGTCATCTCGATCTGGATTGTAATAAGAGATAGCTATGTGAAGAGCAGTATCTTCTGATCTAGTGAGTAAGGATTCATGGACAAACTTATTTTTGGTGTACAGTTGCTGAACTTTTGTCCACTTATTCTCTATACAGGCTCGATATATTTCATCTTTAATAGCTTGCCTCTTCTTTACTTCCGACTCATTTAAAGGTGCTAAAGGTCTTCCCGCTCCTTGTGCTGATGGCAGTTCTTGAATTTCTGGTTTAGCTATGTTGGAGTCCATTGGCACTACTTGTTTTTGCAGATTGTGTTGATGCCACTCACCAGTCGCCAATGGATTTAATATATACTGCTAGGAGAGACATATTGTTGAGAAATATTTCTTTACAAGCCTCATGGTGCATGTGTAATGGCTTCTCGTACCTAAAATATTTAAGAATCTAATCTTTCTCTACTCTGACGTAAAATAAATTTTACACTATCATACCACTTAGTAGATACTTACTAATAACCATCCATGATACATGAGCTGAATGTAGCTTGCGTACACTGACAATGTACAAGAATTCATATTCTTAGTGTAAGCTCAATGGTATAGAAAAGTAATTTTACGCTGTCAGTGAACTTAGTGATCCGAAAAATAAGGAATATAACCTCTCTACATGAAAGTACAGAAATGACAACaactcactacaaaaaaaaacatgggtaatttgcggaggttaaaAGTTGCAATTCGTGGAGGTTTTAGCCTCCGCTAGTTCCTAGaagaggctaaaacctccgcgaattgtAACTTgcaacctccacaaattacctatttttttgtagtgactctttggcaacaaaaataatattgttggaaaaattcaatatttggcaacaaaaataatattgttggcaaaattcaatatttgacaacaacttagctttattgttggcatatatgatgaaacttttaaaaatgaactttttttGATAGCcaaaacaatttaattttgttgccatagtattaactattgttgcaaaaaattgttgcacgtcgttgcaataacagccgatgggaaaagtttatgcaacaacaaaaaaatgttgccaaaaatactttttacaATAATAGTCAATACTATCGCAACAAAAAAGATTTTGTTGGCAAATATCCTCTTTCTTGTAGTGCCTTTTGCAATACGTTTTAGGTAACCTGATAGTATACCTTATCAAAAAGAAAAATCTGATAGTGTAAAGATCTTACATAAGGTCGGTGCATATGTTAAACCATTAATTAGATAGTACTAGGCAATCACGAAAATGCTTGTCGGCTTATTAACTTTAGTCTGGGTCAAAAGCAAAACTAGGTAGAATACAGTTGAAATTGTGATACATATTTACTTAATTGAGTCTTCAACACACTCCTTTCCATGTGGGCTAGACTTTTCTGATGGGTCAAGCACTTGAAGCATCATGACCTTTGCCTTCTCAAATACCATGTTGAATTGTCTAACCATCTTACTTAAAAGGTTAAGCAATTAAAAAGGATGCACTTTTATTTGCTTAATTATGTCTTCAAATAAAGGTTAAGCTATTAAAGAGGATACACTTTTATTTGCTTAATTATGCTAAATTCTCACGTTGAGTTAGGTTGTTCACATGATGTTAGAGCTAGATCCATTTGTATTTCTCAGTTTACCTAATGCTCGGCTTTTATGTTATGTTGTTAATGTACCAAATGTCCCGTCTTAGGCATGTATCATACGATCTTGTCAATCCTCGCTTTATGAGATAGCTTTGGAGCCAAGTTAGACGCAAGATACATTTTCTTCACACTTATGTCATGCAAAACACAAGGGCAAACCTCTAGTCATTTGTTCCCTTTTTGCTGCTATCACCAAACATCTCTCTTTTGCTTTTGCCTTTATTCTACACAAGAAATGTTACCAGTAGAAACTCTTTTATTTTTGTCCTGCTTTTAAGTTTTACCATAAGTCTTTCTTGCATTTCCACTTTATACAAATCCTACCATTGTTTTAGACATAATAACTTGTTGCTAATACTGATTTAACCTCACATACGTTTATCTGGTTAATTGTACTCGGTTGATAAAAAATTCTCTTTATGTTGCAAATAGCCGGCTGGATTCCTAGCCGGTATACATAATGAGTATACACTAATTATATATggttatatacatattatatctCCGCTCTCTATTTTTAGTTTGAGCGATTGAATAAGCGATTATTTAGATTAATTCTTCTTTTTTATATGATATCTATTGACAAGAACCttataaaaacgaaaatttattGGTTAACAAGTATGAATATGCAAATTTGTGTGACTCGTGATTTCATTGGAAGTATTgtttgaaggggagccttggcgtaaccgGTAAGGTTGTTGTCATGTGACCAGGAGCTTACGGGTatgagccgtggaaacagcctcttgcagaaaagcagggtaagactgcgtacaatagacccttgtggtccggcccttcttcggaccccgcgcatagctgAAGCTTAATGCACCGGGCTGCCTTTTTTTTTCGTACTGTTTTATCTTTTAAGTTTGTAAATCCATAACCGGGCAGGGCCAGAACTGTACTTTAGACTTAAAAGACAATATGCATTTTATTTGGTATTATATTCTTTGCTCAAAGGTTATGTTATTCTCCTTTTAGTTTTTTCTCTACATTTTCCTTTACTTTGAAGTAATTCTTCAAATAGTGAATGTCAAGTTTGAACCCTTTAGTTCCACGTGTTTCCTCATCCttagcatttttttttctttcactagGAGCACCCAAATGTGTTTGTTAGGAAGGAAAATAATTTCCGAAAAATTGTTTTTCAAGTTGTTTGGTTGGAGAGTAAAATaattttgaggaaaacatttaCAAAGATCCGAAATAATGTCTAGCAAATTGAATACTTCTTTGATGAAATTTTTGAGTATTCAAGTTTGATAAGTAATAGGAGTAACTTTTTAAGTGTTGGTTAGAGTAGTGATATGAAGTTAAACGTAAATTTAGTTATGAAGGAAAATGACTTCAGATGTTTCATCTAATATGCTTcactattatttttttattttttatttatcatGAATGTGAATCATTATACGTATGTTCGATTGGCATATTTTTTTTGTGTTACACCCCGTGAAGGGAAGCCTTTTTACTCTTTTGGTGGAAATTAATGCAACATACACTAGAaataacttcttcttcttttcgcGAAACGTGATATGGAACTCTTAGTATTCTGTTGCTCTTTTTTCTTCAGAATGTCCATGGGctaaaaaaaacacacacacacaacatcTTATAGTATCctaatgttttttcttttttttaccaTTCTTGATGTGAAAGAAAAGAATGAATGAAGTTTTTTAAAGCAAAATTCTGTTACTTTACATTTTTGTGAGTTGCATTTCAATCAACTTTAAAGGCTGCGTAGATTATCATAATGAGTCAAAagctctggaaaaaaaaattaatcacaAGGCAAATAAAATGATACTCAGATATTGAAATATACTTTGTTGTGTCAGCTATATCTAATGAAATCTGAAAGACTTGTTCACAAAGTACAAGTAGACATGAATTTTTGGGGAGAATGTGTAGATGGTTTGAAGGAATAATGAGAAATATTTGGGAAAATTCTGATGCCCTTTCCATTGATCtttgtatcatatatatacaagcATTGTGTAGAAAATTAAATGACAAAGAAAAGAAAGTAACTTTTACAGTTGTCAAACTTTATCTTCTACTGTGCTAGTCATGTGTATTGGAATTGACTTGATCCAACAGCCAAAAATTGTGCTTCATTTATTTTCATCAATGGCTCAACTGTAGCCACGTAGCCTCCAGACAAAAGCTCAGTTGACATAGGAAAATCCGACCATCTTGACTTCAATTCATTCCACTCGTCTTCTTCATTTTTCCTAGCCATTCTCTTCCATTTCTTTTTGCTCATCTCTGGTGCGACCATGGAAGTTGTCACTCCGATTACCCCCCTCAAGGTGGAGGTTGTGGAAAGAATCccctgttgacactcaattttatcccgcctttcttccaaaatatctatttgcgcttctaatatttttataacttaagaacaattatttatatttttttttattacaatTTAGCTTTTGTTAATATCGTCGTTTTTCATAATTCAGTTATATTCATTAgctattatcatttttattaccgttattactactactattatcattatcattattattattattattattattattattattattattattattattgttattattattattattattattattattattattattattattattattatacttaTT
Coding sequences within it:
- the LOC132602651 gene encoding uncharacterized protein LOC132602651, with the protein product MDSNIAKPEIQELPSAQGAGRPLAPLNESEVKKRQAIKDEIYRACIENKWTKVQQLYTKNKFVHESLLTRSEDTALHIAISYYNPDRDDSLHHPHLNCIKEMVATIPMENRLGILKQKNEEGNTPLHLAAELGIVSIIECLVNPEDPSLIRETNSKGETPLFIAAYQDKLKVFLYLQKYVQDEKEEGPIELCRKNDGVSTLHAAISGEYFELAFHIIHYYPSLVNHNNEEGMSPLHFLSRMPQVFKCRSYIPLMDSIIYYCINIKEIELMEYEAVKENGEDK